Within Caldibacillus debilis DSM 16016, the genomic segment AAGATTTTTTCCGGCGTTTCCGTCATGAACGGTTGCAGCAATACCGCCGTCCGGCGCAGCGTTTCCGCCAAATGGGCCATGACGCTCGCCAATTCGCCGCGTTTCGTTTCATCCTTCGCCAAAATCCACGGGGTCGTCTCGTCGATGAACTTGTTGGCCCGGTTGATGATTTGCCATACGGCGGCTAAAGCGACGGAAAATTCCATGTTTTCCATCGCCTGTTCATATTCCTTTTGTTTTTGCTGATTGACGGCCAGCAGCTGTTTTTCCGGTTCCCTTTCCGATCCTTCGTATCCGGGAATGCGCCCTTGGAAATATTGGGACACCATGGCGACCGTCCGGTTCAACAGATTGCCCAGGTCATTGGCCAAATCATAATTGAGCCTTTCAATAAATCCTTCGGGGGTAAACACGCCGTCGGCGCCGAAGGGCACTTCCCGAAGCAGATAATACCTGACGGGATCCACCCCGTACCGGTCGATTAAAACGTTCGGGTCCACCACATTCCCCTTCGACTTGGACATTTTTCCGTCCTTCATCAAAAACCAGCCGTGGCCGAAAACCTTTTTCGGGAGGGGAAGATCCAGCGCCATCAGCATGATCGGCCAATAGATCGTATGGAATCGGACGATCTCCTTCCCGACGAGATGCACATCCGCCGGCCAATATTTGCGGAATTTTTCGTCGTTTTCCGTGCCGTATCCCAAGGCGGTGATATAGTTGGTCAAGGCATCGATCCAAACGTAAATGACGTGTTTCGGATCTCCCGGAACCTTGATTCCCCAGTCGAAGGTCGTTCTTGAAACGGCCAAATCCTCCAGCCCCGGCTTGATGAAATTGTTGATCATTTCATTTTTCCTGGATTCCGGCTGGATGAACCCGGGGTTTTCTTCATAATATTGAAGAAGCCGGTCCACATATTTGCTCATCCGGAAAAAGTAGGATTCTTCCTTGACTTTTTCCACCGGGCGCCCGCAGTCGGGACAATTCCCGTTGACCAGCTGCCTTTCGGTGAAAAAGGATTCGCAGGGGGTGCAGTACCACCCTTCATATTCGCCCAGGTAGATGTCGCCTTTTTCTAACAGTTTGGCAAAAATCTTTTCTACAACTTTTTTATGGCGTTCTTCCGTCGTCCGGATAAAATCGTCATAGGAAATATCCAAACGCTTCCACAATTGTTGAATGCCGCTGACGATTTCATCCACGTATTCCTTCGGGGTCAATCCCGCTTCCTTCGCCTTTTTTTCTATTTTTTGCCCATGTTCGTCCGTCCCCGTCAAAAACATGACATCATATCCGCGCATGCGTTTGTAGCGGGCAATCGCATCCGCAGCAACGGTTGTATAAGAGTGCCCGATATGCAGCTTTCCGCTCGGATAATAGATCGGCGTGGTTACATAAAAGGTTTTCCGTTCTCCTTCCATCTGTTCTGCCCCCTAACAAACAATAACGATCAATTCTGGAACATGGCTGTTTTCTTAACAACATCATACCCGATTGGGTGCCGTTTTAACCTTCTATATGCAAACAATATACCGAAAAACCAAAGAAAGTGCAACTTCGCGCGCGGATCCGGGATCGGCGGAATTTGAAAAAAGTGGAACTTAAGAAAAAAATAGGTATAAATTACTACTTTTTCAACATTTTCTTTTATTGACTGTTTTTGGCAAGATTGGTATTCTATGATTATCAATACAGATCT encodes:
- the metG gene encoding methionine--tRNA ligase, which codes for MEGERKTFYVTTPIYYPSGKLHIGHSYTTVAADAIARYKRMRGYDVMFLTGTDEHGQKIEKKAKEAGLTPKEYVDEIVSGIQQLWKRLDISYDDFIRTTEERHKKVVEKIFAKLLEKGDIYLGEYEGWYCTPCESFFTERQLVNGNCPDCGRPVEKVKEESYFFRMSKYVDRLLQYYEENPGFIQPESRKNEMINNFIKPGLEDLAVSRTTFDWGIKVPGDPKHVIYVWIDALTNYITALGYGTENDEKFRKYWPADVHLVGKEIVRFHTIYWPIMLMALDLPLPKKVFGHGWFLMKDGKMSKSKGNVVDPNVLIDRYGVDPVRYYLLREVPFGADGVFTPEGFIERLNYDLANDLGNLLNRTVAMVSQYFQGRIPGYEGSEREPEKQLLAVNQQKQKEYEQAMENMEFSVALAAVWQIINRANKFIDETTPWILAKDETKRGELASVMAHLAETLRRTAVLLQPFMTETPEKIFRQLGIDSPELKTWDSLETFGAIPEGTKVNKGEPIFPRVKMDEEIEFIKASMKNPNAVKEKEKQPEDQPKENYITIEDFAKVELRVAEVLACEKMKNADKLLKLQVDLGGETRQIISGIAEYYKPEELIGKKVVCVTNLKPAKLRGELSQGMILSGEKDGKLSVVTVDPAVPNGAVVK